A genomic window from Micromonospora violae includes:
- a CDS encoding flavin-containing monooxygenase, with protein sequence MPTSTDHGRPDPEATSPAAHGDGRPVSDRGDTVCVIGAGASGLTAIKNLREHGFGVDCYERETGVGGAWNWRHDRSPVYASTHLISSKPFTQFPDFPMPDSWPDYPHHAQVLSYFERYADHFDLRSHIWFGTEVIRVEPAEGERWDVTTRSTGGYGPERTARYAAVVIANGHNWSPKLPRYEGLEEFRGEIMHASSYKDPAQLRGKRVLVVGAGNTGCDIAVEAAQQASRCWHSTRRGYWYAPKYVLGRPADQVNDTLLALRVPLRMRQWLYHWTLRLTVGDLTRFGLPKPDHRVYETHPIANSQLVYYVGHGGIGPVPDIARFHPYAVELTDGREIDPEVVIFATGYLPRFEFLDASVFADSAGAGRPTLWLNAFTPGHPTLAVAGLLQPDSGLFTLSHWQTVLFARLLRARRDRPDRAAAFAKRVRDRAGERYSGPVKDSSRHWFEVGHADYLRAIQRALIELEGK encoded by the coding sequence GTGCCCACCTCCACCGACCACGGCCGGCCCGACCCGGAGGCGACCTCGCCCGCGGCGCACGGCGACGGCCGCCCGGTCTCCGACCGGGGCGACACGGTCTGCGTCATCGGGGCCGGGGCCAGTGGCCTGACGGCCATCAAGAATCTGCGCGAGCACGGCTTCGGCGTGGACTGCTACGAGCGGGAGACCGGCGTCGGCGGCGCCTGGAACTGGCGGCACGACCGCAGCCCGGTGTACGCCAGCACCCACCTGATCTCGTCGAAGCCGTTCACCCAGTTCCCCGACTTCCCGATGCCGGACTCCTGGCCGGACTACCCGCACCACGCTCAGGTGCTGTCGTACTTCGAGCGGTACGCCGACCACTTCGACCTGCGCTCGCACATCTGGTTCGGCACCGAGGTGATCCGGGTCGAGCCCGCCGAGGGGGAGCGGTGGGACGTCACCACCCGCTCCACCGGCGGGTACGGCCCCGAGCGCACCGCCCGGTACGCCGCCGTGGTGATCGCCAACGGCCACAACTGGTCACCGAAGCTGCCCCGCTACGAGGGCCTGGAGGAGTTCCGCGGCGAGATCATGCACGCCTCGTCGTACAAGGACCCCGCCCAGTTGCGCGGCAAGCGGGTGCTGGTGGTCGGCGCCGGCAACACCGGGTGCGACATCGCCGTCGAGGCCGCCCAGCAGGCGTCGCGCTGCTGGCACTCCACCCGGCGCGGCTACTGGTACGCGCCGAAGTACGTGCTCGGTCGCCCCGCCGACCAGGTCAACGACACCCTGTTGGCGCTGCGGGTGCCGCTGCGGATGCGGCAGTGGCTCTACCACTGGACGCTGCGGCTGACCGTCGGCGACCTGACCCGCTTCGGTCTGCCCAAGCCCGACCACCGGGTGTACGAGACGCACCCGATCGCGAACAGTCAGCTCGTCTACTACGTGGGCCACGGCGGGATCGGCCCGGTGCCGGACATCGCCCGGTTCCACCCGTACGCCGTGGAGTTGACCGACGGCCGCGAGATCGACCCCGAGGTGGTCATCTTCGCCACCGGTTACCTGCCGCGCTTCGAGTTCCTCGACGCGTCGGTGTTCGCCGACAGCGCGGGCGCGGGTCGGCCCACGCTGTGGCTCAACGCGTTCACCCCGGGGCATCCGACGTTGGCGGTCGCCGGCCTGCTGCAACCGGACTCCGGGCTGTTCACCCTGTCGCACTGGCAGACGGTGCTCTTCGCCCGACTGCTGCGGGCCCGTCGGGACCGGCCGGACCGGGCGGCGGCGTTCGCGAAGCGGGTGCGGGACCGGGCCGGGGAGCGGTACTCCGGGCCGGTGAAGGACAGCAGCCGGCACTGGTTCGAGGTCGGGCACGCCGACTACCTGCGCGCCATCCAACGCGCCCTGATCGAACTGGAGGGCAAGTGA
- a CDS encoding SRPBCC family protein: MADSSTQSIIIGAAPDQVTAVICDFARYPEWTDAVRRVEVVEEYEDGYASQVRFTIDAGVMADEYVLEYEYAEDLSRIEWHLVAPSKMQKAQRGSYDLVGNPDGSTTVTYTLEVDLSVGMLGMFRRKAEKMIMDTALKQLKRRVEATGAAQ, translated from the coding sequence ATGGCGGACTCCTCCACCCAGTCGATCATCATCGGCGCCGCACCGGATCAGGTGACGGCGGTCATCTGCGACTTCGCGCGCTACCCCGAGTGGACCGACGCGGTGCGCCGCGTCGAGGTCGTCGAGGAGTACGAGGACGGCTACGCCAGTCAGGTGCGGTTCACCATCGACGCCGGGGTGATGGCCGACGAGTACGTGCTCGAGTACGAGTACGCCGAGGATCTGTCCCGGATCGAGTGGCACCTGGTCGCCCCGTCGAAGATGCAGAAGGCCCAGCGTGGGTCGTACGACCTGGTCGGTAACCCGGACGGCAGCACCACGGTGACCTACACGCTGGAGGTCGACCTGTCGGTCGGCATGCTCGGGATGTTTCGGCGCAAAGCCGAAAAGATGATCATGGACACCGCGTTGAAGCAGCTCAAGCGCCGGGTAGAAGCAACCGGTGCGGCGCAGTGA
- a CDS encoding alpha/beta hydrolase gives MRGREWSRPVRPARREVLSAIPELEEGRPPLLFVPGFGHGAWAFAEHWLGHAASRGFPAYALSLRGHGASEPAPEATLRAYAHDVVQVAASLPRQAVLVGHGAGALVVAHALARYPARSAVLVAPVFGGWKVLGTALRRNPAGTLPAVFGGPLRLSRGQLFSREVPDEEARRYVGRLGRAGRRAQWSLLGEPEAEPAVGAPPVLVLGSPDDRVVPASTLTRVARRYGSAPLLFPGMGHDLMLDARWAEPIDAILDWLEKEPTAH, from the coding sequence ATGCGGGGGCGGGAGTGGTCCCGCCCGGTCCGGCCGGCCCGGCGGGAGGTGCTCAGCGCGATCCCCGAGCTGGAGGAGGGGCGTCCGCCGCTGCTCTTCGTTCCCGGGTTCGGGCACGGCGCGTGGGCGTTCGCCGAGCACTGGTTGGGGCACGCGGCGTCGCGGGGTTTCCCGGCGTACGCGTTGAGCCTGCGCGGGCACGGGGCCAGTGAGCCGGCGCCGGAGGCGACGCTGCGGGCGTACGCCCATGATGTGGTCCAGGTGGCCGCGAGCCTGCCCCGGCAGGCGGTGCTGGTGGGGCACGGCGCTGGTGCCCTGGTGGTGGCCCACGCGTTGGCCCGCTACCCGGCGCGCAGTGCGGTGCTGGTGGCGCCGGTCTTCGGCGGCTGGAAGGTGTTGGGCACGGCGTTGCGTCGTAACCCGGCAGGAACGTTGCCGGCGGTGTTCGGTGGGCCGTTGCGGCTCAGCCGGGGGCAGCTGTTCAGCCGCGAGGTGCCCGATGAGGAGGCCCGGCGGTACGTCGGGCGCCTCGGCCGGGCGGGTCGGCGGGCGCAGTGGTCGCTGCTGGGTGAGCCGGAGGCCGAGCCGGCGGTGGGTGCGCCCCCGGTGCTGGTGCTGGGCAGCCCGGACGACCGGGTGGTGCCGGCGTCGACGTTGACCCGGGTGGCCCGTCGGTACGGGTCGGCGCCGTTGCTCTTTCCGGGGATGGGCCACGATCTGATGTTGGATGCGCGGTGGGCGGAGCCGATCGACGCGATCCTGGACTGGTTGGAGAAGGAGCCCACGGCGCACTGA
- a CDS encoding ROK family glucokinase — translation MTLTIGVDVGGTKVAGGVVDDTGTVLVQARRDTPADDVAKTRDVIIELVGELVAGRSIEAVGIGAAGWIDAGRSTVLFAPNLAWRDEPLREYVSEAVGLPVIVENDGNVAAWAEFRYGAARDADDSMIMFTIGTGVGGGIVLGGELMRGAHGIAAELGHMLAVPDGHQCGCGRLGCIEQYASGSALVRFARAGARQEPNRAAALLELAGGEAEAITGPMVTAAAQGGDPVSAEAFAQIGRWLGTSLADMAQILDPQTLVVGGGVIDAGDLLLGPTRRSYLDALAQRGRLPVAEVLPAQLGNSAGVIGAADLARRL, via the coding sequence GTGACGCTGACCATCGGAGTCGACGTCGGTGGCACGAAGGTGGCCGGCGGTGTCGTGGACGACACCGGCACGGTCCTCGTGCAGGCCCGACGGGACACTCCCGCCGATGACGTCGCCAAGACCCGCGACGTCATCATCGAGTTGGTCGGCGAGTTGGTCGCCGGGCGGAGCATCGAGGCCGTCGGCATCGGCGCGGCCGGGTGGATCGACGCCGGCCGGTCGACCGTGCTCTTCGCCCCCAACCTGGCCTGGCGGGACGAACCGCTGCGCGAGTACGTCAGCGAGGCCGTCGGTCTGCCGGTGATCGTGGAGAACGACGGGAACGTCGCGGCGTGGGCCGAGTTCCGCTACGGCGCGGCCCGCGACGCCGACGACTCGATGATCATGTTCACCATCGGCACCGGGGTGGGCGGCGGCATCGTCCTCGGCGGTGAGCTGATGCGCGGCGCGCACGGCATCGCCGCGGAGCTGGGCCACATGCTGGCCGTGCCGGACGGGCACCAGTGCGGCTGCGGCCGGCTGGGCTGCATCGAGCAGTACGCCAGCGGCAGCGCCCTGGTCCGGTTCGCGCGGGCCGGCGCCCGGCAGGAGCCCAACCGGGCCGCCGCACTGCTGGAACTGGCCGGCGGTGAGGCCGAGGCGATCACCGGCCCGATGGTGACCGCCGCCGCGCAGGGCGGCGACCCGGTCTCCGCCGAGGCGTTCGCCCAGATCGGCCGGTGGCTGGGCACCAGCCTCGCCGACATGGCCCAGATCCTCGACCCGCAGACCCTGGTCGTCGGCGGCGGGGTGATCGACGCCGGTGACCTGCTGCTCGGCCCCACCCGCCGCTCGTACCTCGACGCGCTCGCCCAGCGCGGTCGCCTGCCGGTGGCCGAGGTGCTCCCGGCCCAGCTGGGCAACAGCGCCGGGGTGATCGGTGCCGCCGACCTGGCCCGCCGGCTCTGA
- a CDS encoding sensor histidine kinase, whose product MPASTATAPHPHPLAAAARLVMLALIAILTLFATRDVTQLWWIALLAVAGLPSLLAPQHRLVGPLSRVAEVVVLGLAASQVAAEASIGGTVDGLGASAVLPYLAVPVTVTALRRRFAEGAALLVVTAVTLLVSGASTQVEGGAQLAQPGYLAVCAQWLILAALGLYAAGTLHQVMAVRGEGKPQPYAEATRLLTQLRTVARQLPGATLDPGGISEHLLEELRTVARADRGAVLSASGGGRLVVLAQAGVDRVDWETTLDADSAIADAWATQQATTAARSQSRSHRGGEVSALIVPLVAGVRTVGLVVLEADATHAYPPPVVARVTGLTRPAALRLEAALLFDEVRSLATNEERQRLAREIHDGVAQELVMVGYGIDNALATVFDDADETAEALRTLRGEVTRVIQELRLSLFELRSEVDRQGGLAAAIAEYARTVGASGGLRVHLSLDESTARLPAATEAELLRIAQEAVTNARKHAGASNLWVTCEVDPPYAQIEVSDDGQGMADQRPDGRYGLAIMAERAERIRGRLEIRPRQPSGTTVAVVLGTSARRDNVRGSAAPEGE is encoded by the coding sequence GTGCCCGCATCAACAGCCACCGCACCGCACCCGCATCCCCTCGCCGCGGCCGCCCGCCTGGTGATGCTGGCGCTGATCGCCATCCTGACCCTGTTCGCCACCCGCGACGTCACCCAGCTGTGGTGGATCGCGCTGCTGGCGGTGGCCGGGCTGCCGTCGCTGCTGGCACCGCAGCACCGGCTGGTCGGCCCGCTGAGCCGGGTGGCCGAGGTGGTGGTGCTGGGGCTGGCCGCGAGCCAGGTCGCCGCGGAGGCGTCCATCGGCGGCACCGTCGACGGTCTGGGCGCGTCGGCGGTGCTGCCCTACCTGGCGGTCCCGGTGACCGTCACCGCGCTGCGCCGCCGCTTCGCCGAGGGCGCCGCGCTGCTCGTGGTCACCGCCGTCACCCTGCTGGTCAGCGGCGCGTCGACCCAGGTCGAGGGCGGGGCACAACTCGCCCAGCCGGGTTACCTCGCGGTCTGCGCGCAGTGGCTGATCCTGGCGGCGCTGGGGCTCTACGCCGCCGGCACGCTGCACCAGGTGATGGCGGTCCGCGGTGAGGGCAAACCCCAGCCGTACGCCGAGGCCACCCGACTGCTGACCCAGCTGCGTACGGTGGCCCGGCAACTGCCCGGGGCGACCCTGGATCCGGGCGGCATCTCCGAGCACCTGCTGGAGGAGCTGCGCACGGTGGCCCGCGCCGACCGGGGGGCGGTGCTGTCGGCCAGCGGCGGCGGTCGGCTCGTGGTGCTCGCCCAGGCCGGCGTCGACCGGGTGGACTGGGAGACGACGCTGGACGCGGACTCGGCGATCGCCGACGCCTGGGCCACCCAGCAGGCCACCACCGCCGCCCGGTCGCAGTCCCGCTCGCACCGCGGCGGCGAGGTGTCCGCGCTGATCGTTCCGCTGGTCGCCGGGGTACGCACGGTGGGGCTGGTGGTGCTGGAGGCCGACGCCACGCACGCGTACCCGCCGCCGGTGGTGGCCCGGGTGACCGGGCTGACCCGCCCGGCCGCGCTGCGGCTGGAGGCGGCGCTGCTCTTCGACGAGGTGCGCTCGCTGGCGACCAACGAGGAGCGACAGCGGCTGGCCCGGGAGATCCACGACGGGGTGGCACAGGAACTGGTGATGGTCGGCTACGGCATCGACAACGCCCTGGCCACCGTCTTCGACGACGCCGACGAGACCGCCGAGGCCCTGCGTACGCTGCGCGGCGAGGTGACCCGGGTGATCCAGGAGCTGCGGCTGAGCCTCTTCGAGCTGCGCAGCGAGGTGGACCGGCAGGGTGGGTTGGCCGCGGCGATCGCGGAGTACGCGCGCACCGTCGGCGCGTCCGGCGGGCTGCGGGTGCACCTCTCGCTGGACGAGTCGACCGCCCGGCTGCCGGCCGCCACGGAGGCCGAGTTGCTGCGCATCGCCCAGGAGGCGGTGACCAACGCGCGCAAGCACGCCGGGGCGTCCAATTTGTGGGTCACGTGTGAAGTTGACCCCCCGTACGCGCAAATAGAAGTGTCGGATGACGGTCAGGGGATGGCTGACCAGCGCCCGGACGGGCGGTACGGTCTTGCGATCATGGCCGAGAGGGCGGAACGTATCCGGGGCCGGTTGGAGATCAGGCCGCGGCAACCCAGCGGCACGACCGTGGCGGTGGTTCTCGGCACCTCGGCCCGGCGCGATAACGTGCGCGGCAGCGCAGCACCAGAAGGGGAGTAA
- a CDS encoding DUF308 domain-containing protein produces the protein MSAGGARRGRRDNGLDANEYAVVGDVDPRVGEHLLDVLAAGGIAAYLQPSADLNPVTRTTTVPARPVDRLYVDRSHLTTARDYLTQLADETTPEQQPPPRDEPDIDAEWARIVAGFHTTSAPGDHPWPASEDVDDRDARDEPTAGPLTRSGTDEPGPTATDVRRLPSATDISGISVGRGARPDEPSLLDGLDTFGADLPDDEDDEGYHPPPPPPLPRFSKYAVIGVLGVVVGFVLFLFPWLLPIDRSAVTLFGFTGILAGFVTLIWRLRPGDEDDDDPDNGAVV, from the coding sequence GGTGGGGCCCGCCGGGGACGGCGGGACAACGGGCTCGACGCGAACGAGTACGCCGTCGTCGGCGACGTCGATCCGCGCGTCGGTGAGCACCTGCTCGACGTGCTGGCCGCCGGTGGGATAGCCGCCTACCTCCAGCCCTCCGCCGACCTCAACCCGGTCACCCGCACCACCACCGTGCCGGCCCGGCCGGTCGACCGGCTCTACGTCGACCGCTCGCACCTGACCACCGCCCGGGACTACCTGACCCAGCTCGCCGACGAGACCACTCCGGAACAGCAGCCGCCGCCGCGCGACGAACCGGACATCGACGCCGAGTGGGCACGGATCGTGGCCGGCTTCCACACCACCTCCGCGCCCGGTGACCACCCGTGGCCCGCCTCGGAGGACGTGGACGACCGGGACGCACGGGACGAGCCCACCGCCGGGCCGCTGACCCGCTCCGGCACCGACGAGCCCGGTCCGACCGCCACCGACGTCCGCCGGCTACCGTCCGCGACGGACATCTCCGGGATCTCCGTGGGCCGCGGCGCCCGGCCGGACGAGCCCTCGCTGCTGGACGGGTTGGACACCTTCGGCGCCGACCTGCCCGACGACGAGGACGACGAGGGTTACCACCCGCCGCCGCCACCTCCGCTGCCGCGGTTCAGCAAGTACGCGGTGATCGGCGTGCTCGGGGTGGTCGTCGGGTTCGTGCTGTTCCTCTTCCCGTGGCTGCTGCCGATCGACCGCTCGGCGGTCACGCTGTTCGGGTTCACCGGTATCCTGGCCGGTTTCGTCACGCTGATCTGGCGGCTACGCCCCGGCGACGAGGACGACGACGACCCGGACAACGGCGCCGTCGTCTGA
- a CDS encoding AMP-dependent synthetase/ligase, whose translation MREFSVPPIVTVGDAANLTDPVWDNAEVAPDAVQFARPAPSADGTLTAWTEVTCLQFRDEVAAVARGLIAAGIEPGVRVGLMSRTRYEWTLLDYAIWAVGAVTVPIYETSSAEQAAWILEDSNAVAVVVETEAHAALIAGVRDRLPELGQVWQIDRGGVEHLVTTGATVELAEVERRRKAVRAGDLATIIYTSGTTGRPKGCVLTHRNMYADIANAVPVLPNLFNAGASTLLFLPLAHAFARLIQIGVVQARATMAHCADTRNLVAELQAFRPTFVLSVPRVFEKVYNAAKQKAEADGKGGIFARAEQVAIAYSEALETPGGPGLALRAQHAVFDRLVYRKLRAALGGRCRDAISGGAPLGARLGHFFRGVGVTVLEGYGLTETSPAAAANLPTGTRIGTVGRPLPGVTVRIEDDGEILISGELIFQGYWRNETATAETITADGWFRTGDLGQLDSDGYLSITGRKKELIVTAGGKNVAPAVLEDLVRAHPLISQCVVVGDAKPFIAALVTVDEEALPTWLESAGMPLDTTVEQLREHEGLRKEIQTAIDTANQAVSKAEAIKVFRVLPRDFTEATGELTPSLKVKRQVVHKTYAAEIADIYRS comes from the coding sequence GTGCGCGAGTTCTCCGTCCCGCCGATCGTCACCGTTGGCGACGCGGCCAACCTCACCGATCCGGTCTGGGACAACGCCGAGGTCGCGCCCGACGCCGTCCAGTTCGCCCGCCCCGCCCCGAGCGCCGACGGCACCCTCACCGCCTGGACCGAGGTGACCTGCCTCCAGTTCCGCGACGAGGTGGCCGCCGTCGCCCGCGGGCTGATCGCCGCCGGCATCGAGCCAGGTGTCCGGGTCGGGCTGATGAGCCGCACCCGCTACGAGTGGACGCTGCTGGACTACGCCATCTGGGCCGTCGGCGCGGTGACCGTGCCGATCTACGAGACGTCCAGCGCCGAACAGGCCGCGTGGATCCTCGAGGACTCCAACGCCGTCGCCGTCGTGGTCGAGACCGAGGCGCACGCCGCGCTGATCGCCGGTGTCCGGGACCGCCTGCCCGAGCTGGGCCAGGTCTGGCAGATCGACCGCGGCGGGGTCGAGCACCTGGTCACCACCGGCGCGACGGTCGAGCTGGCCGAGGTTGAGCGGCGGCGCAAGGCCGTCCGCGCCGGCGACCTCGCCACGATCATCTACACCAGCGGCACCACCGGCCGACCCAAGGGTTGCGTGCTCACCCACCGCAACATGTACGCCGACATCGCCAACGCGGTGCCGGTGCTGCCGAACCTGTTCAACGCCGGTGCGAGCACCCTGCTCTTCCTCCCACTGGCACACGCCTTCGCCCGGCTCATCCAGATCGGCGTCGTGCAGGCACGGGCCACCATGGCGCACTGCGCCGACACCAGGAACCTGGTCGCCGAGCTACAGGCGTTCCGGCCGACCTTCGTGCTCTCCGTACCCCGGGTGTTCGAGAAGGTCTACAACGCCGCCAAGCAGAAGGCCGAGGCGGACGGCAAGGGCGGCATCTTCGCCCGCGCCGAGCAGGTCGCCATCGCGTACAGCGAGGCCCTGGAGACCCCGGGCGGGCCGGGCCTGGCGCTGCGCGCCCAGCACGCCGTCTTCGACCGGCTGGTCTACCGCAAGCTGCGCGCCGCGCTCGGCGGACGGTGCCGGGACGCGATCTCCGGCGGCGCGCCGCTGGGCGCCCGGCTCGGTCACTTCTTCCGGGGTGTCGGCGTGACGGTCCTGGAGGGCTACGGCCTCACCGAGACCTCGCCCGCCGCTGCGGCGAACCTGCCCACCGGCACCCGGATCGGCACCGTCGGCCGTCCGCTGCCCGGCGTGACCGTGCGGATCGAGGACGACGGCGAGATTCTGATCTCCGGCGAGCTGATCTTCCAGGGCTACTGGCGCAACGAGACCGCGACGGCCGAGACGATCACCGCCGACGGCTGGTTCCGCACCGGCGACCTGGGCCAGCTCGACTCCGACGGCTACCTGAGCATCACCGGCCGCAAGAAGGAGCTGATCGTCACCGCCGGTGGCAAGAACGTCGCCCCGGCGGTGCTGGAGGACCTGGTCCGGGCGCACCCGTTGATCAGCCAGTGTGTCGTGGTCGGCGACGCCAAGCCGTTCATCGCGGCGTTGGTCACCGTCGACGAGGAGGCGCTGCCGACCTGGCTGGAGAGCGCCGGGATGCCGCTCGACACCACCGTCGAGCAGCTGCGCGAGCACGAGGGCCTCCGCAAGGAGATCCAGACCGCGATCGACACCGCGAACCAGGCGGTGTCGAAGGCCGAAGCGATCAAGGTGTTCCGGGTCCTGCCCCGCGACTTCACCGAGGCGACCGGCGAGCTGACCCCGTCGCTCAAGGTCAAGCGCCAGGTTGTCCACAAGACGTACGCGGCGGAGATCGCCGATATCTACCGAAGCTGA
- a CDS encoding endonuclease/exonuclease/phosphatase family protein yields the protein MGVPLRVVSYNIHSQRDDTAALAAVVRAATPDVVIVQEGPRRFRWRQKSATLAESFGLVVAAGGLPALGNLLLTSLRVQVLGTHCQRFPLTPGRHLRGAAYADCRVGDARFTLAGSHLSTDPAERPAQAAEFKRGLAAATSPVLAGADLNEGPGGPAWATVSHGLTDAAVAADRAERLTYSCADPRRRIDAVFVDPRITVVDYDVVDTPQTRRASDHFPVLVDLLLPTAG from the coding sequence ATGGGCGTGCCGCTGCGCGTGGTGTCGTACAACATCCACAGCCAGCGCGACGACACCGCCGCGCTGGCGGCGGTGGTCCGGGCCGCGACGCCGGACGTGGTGATCGTCCAGGAGGGGCCGCGCCGGTTCCGGTGGCGGCAGAAGTCCGCCACGTTGGCCGAGTCGTTCGGCCTGGTGGTGGCCGCCGGCGGGCTGCCCGCCCTGGGTAACCTGCTGCTGACCAGTCTGCGGGTCCAGGTGCTGGGCACCCACTGCCAGCGCTTCCCGCTGACCCCGGGCCGGCACCTGCGCGGTGCCGCGTACGCCGACTGCCGGGTCGGCGACGCCCGCTTCACCCTCGCCGGCTCGCACCTGTCCACCGATCCGGCTGAGCGGCCCGCCCAGGCCGCCGAGTTCAAGCGTGGCCTGGCCGCGGCGACCAGCCCGGTGCTGGCCGGGGCGGACCTCAACGAGGGTCCGGGCGGGCCCGCCTGGGCCACCGTGTCGCACGGGTTGACCGACGCCGCGGTGGCGGCCGACCGGGCCGAGCGGCTCACCTACTCGTGCGCCGACCCCCGCCGACGCATCGACGCGGTCTTCGTCGACCCACGGATCACGGTGGTCGACTACGACGTGGTGGACACCCCGCAGACCCGCCGGGCCAGCGACCACTTCCCGGTCCTGGTCGACCTGCTCCTGCCCACCGCCGGCTGA
- a CDS encoding alpha,alpha-trehalose-phosphate synthase (UDP-forming) translates to MRQSSLVVVANRLPIDDNQAPDGACEWRRSPGGLVSALHPLLRHTPATWVGWAGGTGPAPSLPDVDGVRMHTVALSPEDLRDHYEGFANATLWPLYHDSVEQPQHHRRWWEAYQRVNQRFAEATAEVAEPGAVVWVQDYHLQLVPGQLRALRPDLRIGFFLHVPFPPPELFMQLPRRAELLRGMLGADLVGFQRVQAAHNFAQLVTRVLELPATDRRIGIDDRVVRIGAFPVSIDTAEMAALAGRPDVAARAHRLRQDLGDPRQVVLSVDRMDYTKGIEQRLKAYSELLASGDVKVRDTVLVQVAMPSRERVGQYQILRERIEREVGRINGEFGRVGEPAIHYLTQPFDRAELAALYRVADVMAVTPLRDGMNLVAKEYVAARVDDTGALLLSEFAGTAAELSQAYLVNPHDLEGLKQGLRAALRATPADTTQRMQAMRAHLHQHDIRAWARSYLRALDEGGALISRLTSPDTGTDGAARVPRPATPTGPAVHQAGS, encoded by the coding sequence ATGCGACAGAGTTCTCTCGTGGTGGTGGCCAACCGCCTCCCCATCGACGACAATCAGGCGCCCGACGGGGCCTGCGAGTGGCGGCGCAGCCCGGGCGGGCTGGTCAGCGCACTGCACCCGCTTTTGCGGCACACCCCGGCGACCTGGGTCGGCTGGGCCGGCGGCACCGGGCCGGCCCCCTCCCTGCCGGACGTCGACGGCGTACGGATGCACACCGTCGCGCTCAGCCCGGAAGACCTGCGCGACCACTACGAGGGGTTCGCCAACGCCACCCTCTGGCCGCTCTACCACGACTCGGTGGAACAGCCACAGCACCACCGCCGCTGGTGGGAGGCGTACCAGCGGGTCAACCAGCGCTTCGCCGAGGCGACCGCCGAGGTGGCCGAGCCGGGCGCGGTGGTCTGGGTGCAGGATTACCACCTGCAACTGGTCCCCGGTCAGCTGCGCGCGCTCCGACCGGACCTGCGCATCGGGTTCTTCCTGCACGTGCCGTTCCCGCCGCCGGAGCTTTTCATGCAACTGCCCCGCCGGGCCGAACTGCTGCGCGGCATGCTCGGCGCCGACCTGGTCGGCTTCCAGCGGGTGCAGGCGGCGCACAACTTCGCCCAGTTGGTGACGCGGGTGCTGGAGCTGCCGGCCACCGACCGGCGGATCGGCATCGACGACCGGGTCGTCCGCATCGGCGCGTTCCCGGTCTCCATCGACACCGCCGAGATGGCCGCGCTCGCCGGCCGCCCGGACGTGGCCGCCCGGGCCCACCGGCTCCGTCAGGACCTCGGCGACCCCCGGCAGGTCGTCCTCAGCGTGGACCGGATGGACTACACCAAGGGCATCGAGCAGCGCCTCAAGGCGTACAGCGAGTTGCTCGCCAGCGGCGACGTCAAGGTCCGCGACACGGTGCTGGTGCAGGTCGCCATGCCGAGCCGGGAACGCGTCGGCCAGTACCAGATCCTGCGCGAGCGCATCGAACGCGAGGTCGGCCGGATCAACGGCGAATTCGGGCGGGTCGGCGAGCCGGCGATCCACTACCTCACCCAGCCCTTCGACCGCGCCGAGCTGGCCGCGCTCTACCGGGTCGCCGACGTGATGGCGGTGACCCCGTTGCGCGACGGGATGAACCTCGTCGCCAAGGAGTACGTGGCCGCACGGGTCGACGACACGGGCGCGCTGCTGCTCAGCGAGTTCGCCGGCACCGCCGCCGAGCTGTCCCAGGCGTACCTGGTCAACCCGCACGACCTGGAGGGGCTCAAGCAGGGCCTGCGGGCGGCGCTGCGGGCCACCCCGGCCGACACCACCCAGCGGATGCAGGCCATGCGCGCCCACCTGCACCAGCACGACATCCGGGCCTGGGCCCGCTCCTACCTCCGCGCCCTGGACGAGGGCGGCGCGCTGATCAGCCGGCTGACCAGCCCCGACACCGGCACCGACGGCGCGGCTCGGGTGCCCCGGCCGGCCACCCCGACCGGTCCGGCCGTGCACCAGGCCGGCAGCTGA